ATTCCTTGCTGATTTTTTCTTGGAATTTTTAGGCTACTGTAAAACAAACAATACCATCTGATGAAGAAAATGCTCCTGAAGATGATGGTGTCAACAGATTATCAATatgttagaaaggaagggaggtaagcaagtTGCCTACAACTTTGTATAAAACTTgcttacctccattcctctctaACTTATCAATAATCTGTTGACACTATCACCTTCAGCAACCTTTTCTTTATCAGGTGGCATTCTTAGTTTTTAATAGCTTAATAATTCTATGAAAAAATCAGCATGGAATAAAAAGCGGTATAAACATTTATGACCCCGTCTTGGACTTCAACTCgctttatttcccttattttttgtCAATCTAAGTTGTTTTTTACACAGTTGTAATCTGCAATCTATCTACTGTCCAGTGATGAAGAAACCCAGTATGTATTATGTGACATGAGTGGGCTACAGAGCATAGAAGTAAAGCTTGAAGTGTGGGGAGGTCTGTTTCTACGATGCGTATGAGAAAGCTGCCTCAGGCCTCTGTCCAATCAGTTAGGAGTTTACAAAAGTAGCCTAGGCTCCAGTTGCAAGCTACAAATAGACAGAGTAAAGAACCTCATTCTGACCCTTTGTCAAATTGATTTGGTGTTAGATATTGCTTGTAATAAATTGAGGTTAATTTAAATTTTAGCATTTTGCAAGAAGTCCATCAGTTAAAACTGCAAATTCAATTTTGTTTTCTTAGCAGGTCACCCGTGAAGTCTTGCAGCAACACTGTAATATACTTGTTGGCCAGCAGATTCCCTGAACAAAGTCTGCTGTGTTGCTGAGGCCATGGATCATCATTGGACTAACTACTGGTGAAGTACTGGAGTATGAGAATGTTTCCCAAAGTAGTAATGTACATGCATGGTTAGCTCTCTCAGCAATGAGCGACAATGTGGTTGGCAAAAATATAAGCCGGGTACATGACCTGGGACAAGTTAGTAATGACAGCAATACCacaccttttcttttttgtgccaaTGTATTATGCTGACCCTCAACCGTTACAGTGAAACACAATCTGAGCCAACACTCACCCTTAGTATTCTTGTAGTTTGTGTGGGGAGTGGACATATGTCTTATTGGTCAGGAATCCTTTCTCTCCTGATTATAAGTTTATCTGAGCTTAGGGGCATGTgatgtgtcaggatgggatggagaaagtaatgacagcgtgtggaggtggtggagtggttTGGTGCATTAAGTGATTTGGATTGCGTGATGAGGATGGGAGAAGTGAATTGTGAAGGCGTGGGCGTATGAGGAGAAGGATTGAGGAGGGGATGTcaagggaagaccacctgtgaagtggatcaatagggtgagtgagtatttgagtgtgagagttggaagtagcaggattgaatgtgctgagagggagtgccagaacagggagagatggagacacttctgctgtggccatagTTACAGGGGAACAAGTTTACTCAGTGTGGCAagaaaagtgtatggaagggttttaaatgagtggatgaagaaaataactgagaaaagtgtagGCAATGAACAAAGgggttttaggaaagggaggggttgtgtagaccaaatatttgcagcgaaaatgttagttgaaaaatacctagagaaggataggaagctgtCTGTTGCTTTCATGGACCCAGAGAAGGTatatgacagggttgacaggaagggtttatggGATGCTCaaaggatatatggtgtgggagggcatCTGCTGGAGGGAATCAGATCCCTCTATAAGGATGCGAGTGCCTCTGTACACGTAAATGgtgagttttggtgttggtgtgggtgtgagacaggggtgtgcTATGTCACTATGtctttttaatgtgtacatggatggctgtatgagagaaatgaaagccagagtgggggagtGGGGTCTAAGGCTAaaagtgagaggtacagaggGAAAATTTAGGCTCACTTGTGAAAATCATGAGGGGTAAAGGGAGGATTAAGAGATGGGGTATCTGCTAGTCTTATCATTTACCTCTATAATCTAGACACAGATTGGGCCCCCTCCTACCTCTCCATGTATTAATTCCATACAATGCAAGCAACTCTACTGATTGTCTCCCTgccagagagaggcagagggtaAAGCAAAATTTGCAAGAAACTATACTAATGCTAATCTTTTGTGCATCAGATTATGTGCCTTACTCCATCTACTTTATGCATGGTCAGATAAAAGGATACAATATCATTGTACTGATTCAGCATGTTCTTGATTTGTGTACTCTGCTGTGTAGTTTGTTCTTCTGTTTCCCTCTGATGACCGGCTACAGCCATTAACTCTTCCTCTAGGTTTGCACAATCTGAAAGAAACAAGACAATAATTCATGCTTCTTAGCTTCAAGCTTCAGTTGAGCTAAAGCTTTAAATGGCACCCACATACCGGAGGTTGGACATAATGGCTGACTAacccctggtacccattcactgctgggcagACATGGGGCATGGATTAAAGGAAACAGCCTATCTTTCTTCACTCTGCCCAGGAATCAAACTCAGGACTTATTGGTGGAGGTGGGCCTGCATACCTCTACACTACAGAGCTCCATAGtggagtggttagcatgctcgtttcacaaccaagaggtcccaggttcgattctCATGCTGAGTGGAGACAGACAGGTAGCTTCCTTTAATCCATGCcccatgtccacccagcagtgaaaggGTACTAGGGGTCTGTCAGGAGTTGTGTCCTGGTTACTGTCTGTGTGTGGGTGCGATGTGAGGTTTTAGCTGTACCCAAATATTTGTCACACAAGCTCCAAGCTCATttggggagggtactggctggcaatCACAAGTCCAATGTGCAATCAGACAGACCATGGTGAACAACACATGACTCTCACATAGACTGCCAATAATTAAATCAGGCAGATCAAGAGTAAAGGGCTGGAGGAGAACCCAGGCAAGATGAAACAGCAACTTGAAGAAAATTATGTGAGAGCATGAAGGCATGAGGGTGATAAAAAAAGACCAGAAGAATTGAAAGTAAATATTCATGTGGAATTTCAGGTAAATCTAAGAGATTATAGAATACCAGCAGAAAGAAACCCAgcaagagatgaaaaaaggttGTGCTCAAGGTACTAAAAAACAGGATCCTGGTAAAGTAGGTAGCAGAAAAGAGAGAATTGTGATAATTGTGAATTGAAAGGACATCATTTGCCAGACAGCTGCATTGAGTATTTTATGGAGGCCATGATTTTGCCTCAATTGTTATGTGGCCAAACCAATTTTTTTACTCAAAGTGTATTGACTTAAGCTTAGGGGCAGGAAGGTTCACATTATTGTTGGCTTGCTTGCTTTCTCAAAGAATAGTACAATAGCACAATAAACATGATATTGGAGCAGGCACTGGAAACATTATGGCAATGTCCCACAGCAAACATGAGACAGAGGACACAAACAACAGTCACGGTGCCATACATCTCGGTTAAAAAAGTAGTGTACACCTAAGTAGGGTCATGTTATTCaagtaaatgatgataaatatatgtAATGGATAATGTGCTACTTTGAATAATTGTAATGTAAatgcagagaaaaaataaatggagtttgacatatttccttttcttgtcatGTGGTGCAATCCCTGGTACAGTTTATTAGATTGCCATATACCTACTCCTGAGACAGCTATAATTTCAGAGACATATCCACTAATGATATTATTGGCACTGAAGGGTCTCTAAAGCTTGAAAAAGCATGACAATATCCAGCCTCCGGAGTTTCCCTAACAGACTAAGTATTAGATTCTCAGAGAGGCTCAAATTGAATGCATGTTATGGGCAGAGTTGATTAAACCTGAGTTTTACTTTATCAAGATTATATAGCTACCTATCTAGCATAATAAAACTTAAAAATGACAGTGAACTATAGCCTTCAATTATTTCAACCTGTAACTTGGTGTGAAGTCTTTCACTAAATACCACTAAGTCAAGAATGTGTTATAAGTAACCTCCTCTACCAATGAGGTATGATATTTGGATATTTTACTATTGCTATGCATCATCTCTGATTATACAACTTGTTTTGTTTAGTAAGAAATGAAGCTGAAGAAGACCATGCTGACCTTTGATGTGCTGTGAGTCGAGGACATGCTTGAGTGAGTTGAGGGTAGTCAGGTGGCTGTGGTAGGAATGCAGCTGTTCCTCACGGCCAAGCACCAAGTCCAGCTTCACACTGTCACACACCTCCAGCCCCTCGCCATACCCAGGATCGAGGTAGCGCTCCAGTTCATCCACTGTGGAGTACACATTATTATTACATCTCCACATTACAATGAGCAGTAAGATAAATTCCCCACAACTACTAACCTCCATGGTCTAACGGTCAGGTTGCCTTGCTACCATTCCACGGGCCCtggtttgaatcctggcctgggcagccggcgtgcagctcacccagctattcattctccctttcaggctggttgataaatgagaacctgggaaggtaaatgcggcaatcccggatttcacattggcctgtgtcccggggtaactgGTTGTTACCTACCATGGGCTCAGAGGGCCagcggatcggagatgagcaccgcagccacgctcaTCTAttgcgtatgcacccacctttaccttacttTCATGGTGGGGTGTTTTGcattaaaacaaaaacatttcaacatgggaaaaaataTCACTCCCTTGAATAGAACAtgttatatgcacacacacatacatttgtaCACGCAATGTTACAGACCTGAGAAGTACTAATGCGTCATAGAAAAATTAGAGTGTAGATCAAGAAAATAACATGCTGGATgaggaatgaaataaaatgaagaggctACTCCAAGAGAATGATATTCTGgcgaagaaacaagaggaaaaccaGGATATGAAAAAATCAGAAGTAGTAAGGTAAACCTAAATTAGAGAATAGGAAAGGATGTAACCCAgccaagaaatgaaaagagaagtgaCTGAGGTGCTCAAAGTCAGTAAGACTGGTAAGGAGGTAGTTGAGGAAAAGAAATTTATAGGCTCAGGAAAGCCTATGCCAATCAGATTTGAGAGGGAAGAGAACTGATAAGGCTAAGCTACAATGGGAAAAGGACAGTTATttaaaatgaatggaagaaagctACCTCAAGTCACCTTCCCAATCTACCAAGGCAGCCTACTATGGGTTTCATAGGCTGTGTTTTATCTTTTATTGGGAAAAAATTAATGCACTGAATAAGGAGGATAATTTGGCAGAGCATGTTACGGACCCTGCCCTATTTTCATCAATATGATTAATTAACCAGATGTGGATCATTGAAGCATTCATAATACAtatactaatgaaaaaaaaaaaaaaaatgtcatgaaGTTTTTTTGATGTGTGGCTGGCAAATGTTGCTGTGGAGATGGTGTAGCGTACATATGCAAGGAGGCCAATATTTTATACTGGTTTCAGCATTATATACCGAGCTCTCCAGGTGTGAACACAGTGTTTCGGCTGAGTCTCTCGGCTGGAGGGCTGGCAGGCTGATGCAGTGACTGGAGAGCTAAATCAAGGTTATTTTAACTTTTCTGATAATGGTAATGAGAAaattaaatgagtaaaaaaaaatttgAGGCAGGGCATTGAGCTCACTTTTACCACAAGTTAACATGTCAGGCTTGCATCAGGAAGCTCTTCACCTGCTGGATTTTATCATTACGTGTCTTATAAATTCTAGAGgagtgcatcaagacacctctccacctgaaattgacctctccttggCCACCACTCTTTACTTCATGtgttataggagcagtgataagCAGgggtttttttctacattttctttttgttgcccttgagctgcttcctttgttgtatatataaaaaagccaaGTTAATAAACCATATTGATGAAAATGGGGCAAGGTCTGAAATATGCTCTACCAAATGACCATCTTCATCCAATGCTGTGTTAAACGGTTATTCCCTAAAAATAATATAACATGGCCTCTGAATTCAGGGTCTCTGGATTTAATTGCAAACTACAAACAGAAAGAATATAAGTTTGAAGTGAGATATATAGATTTTTAATACAGACAGGGGCTGAATAAAAGTAATGGACTTGTGGATAGAGTGAATTGACTCTGGAGGATGTtgttaatgtaaatatgaatgaaagttTTAGATTGTGTTTAATATGCTTACCGGAGCTCCCTCGTATTGAAGGCACCCCAAAAGATCAAGAGAAACACTCACgtctcttcatcaccatcatcatgcgGTCCCTGGTGCCCAGAGCACTCCCCAGGCGCCCCCCAAGAGAGGCCAGTGTTGACACAACCTGTGAAAACATCTCAGTTAGCAAGAGGTACAGGTTGGCTCTCTAAGCATCTCTCATACTGGCAGACCATGGCATTCACCTCACTGATACCATTTGTAAAACTGCTACAACAAAGGGCAATCATACTTAAAAATATTTAGTATAATGGTAAACAGAAATGGCCAAAAATAATGTTAGgtaaagtattttttttacagcaaaggaggcagctcaagtgaaaaaaaaaaaaaaaaaagcacttaaAACTgctcaaaaaaaagaaaatagaacgagaggccaaGGGAGTTTTATaatcggttcacccaagtctgaggaGTGCATTAATGTGCACTGGCAACCTGTTGTCCCACGTGGATAATATATCATAGCCTACGCATAGAAAACAGTTGTCAgagtcaataatatgcaggcaacaataacaaataccatcaattatagttgattttgagttaaaaatgaTTAGTAATGTCCCGAACGTCTGTTTTGTTAATATAAATCCTGCTAATTTTCTCGGTGGCAGACAGcaccaaggctgtttaataattatGGAACAGGTGTTTGCATTCTAACCAAGTTTCACCACATTGTTCACTGAGTTAAGATGCTTTataacacaggaaaaaaaaactgttaaTTTTAAcatttcgtttttcattttaaGGTTTTGAACATGTCTGCGGTAAAGGTATAATGAACTATAATCAAGATTAAAACACCAAGGATTCGTTTTACAGTATGTGAATACTGGGAGGCtagagtgaccagggtgggaggccaGAGTGACCAAGGGTGGAGGCTGGAGTGACGCCAGGGCCGGAGTTACTAGGGACCAGAGTGACTGGATAGCTATGGACACCCTGTATGGAATCCATAGGTACAAGTTACGGAACATGACAGCGCTTGAAAACGTTAATAAAAGAGCTACAAAAATTGTTCCTTCGATAAAATCTCAGTTATAAAGAAAGCTTGAGGAAACTGGATTTGCCAAGTTTAACCTGTCGCCATGCCCGAGGAAACATGATTGGGACTTTCAAGACGTTCAAGATCTATGATCCAGCAGTCACTGTACACTTAACATGAAACAATCAAGCAACCAGCAGGGGCCATAACCTGAAACTGGAAGAAATCAGAGCACAAAAAGGAGTTTGAAGGCATTACTACACTGTCAGGACTCACGATATGTGGCACAGTCCCAAGTTACTGACTCGGATAGTGTGCTACAAGCTGAATGAAGACTGGACACTGCCAGGGGTGCCTTCAACTTCAAATGCTATATAAATCACAAACAATCAAGTaaacataaacaaagacacttatttaCACCCGACAACTACACGATCCACTAGAGACAGCCACAACCTCAaataccacacttaccagactaacaattcaaatattcaatctttccccgcagcatccaagagtggaatcatctcgCATCTCATGTACGTAGTCaatagtcccactcttgacacatttaggaataggatcaccaatcattatctccctaacCCCGGCCCTTTACCATATCCCAATgcctttcctcatcctaacccttatcctaatcctggACCCTTGAATCCCCCGCATATGAAGCCACCCGAGAATGGCCCTCTGCGGGTCCCCTagaaattaaattaaatgaaaaaaaatacgaccATAGAGCCCCCCTCCCCTGGTCACACCGGGGAGAATAAAACCTACCGAGATGACCAAAAAGCGGACaaggagaccaaaaaaaaaaaaaaaaaaaaagaccgtccAGAAAAATAAAAGACCCCTGGAGCTTGACCCCACCATCCCCCCGGGCGTGCATGGGGCCGGGGGGGTCCTCCTCACCTCGGGGTACTCGTCCTCCTTGGGCAGAGGGCCGAATATCTTCTCCTCGAGCAGTTTTACTCGGTTTTCCAGATCTGTCAAGCCCCGCTCCTCGGCCATCTTGctctgatgatgacgatgatggctgTGCTGCGGCGGCGGCCACTCCTCCTTGGCAACGGCACGggaggtgatgacgatgatgggtgtgttgatgacgatgatgggtgTGTTGATGATGTTGGGtgtgttgatgacgatgatgggtgTGTAGATGACGATGTTGGGTGTGTTGATGACGATGTTGGGTGTGTTGATGACGATGTTGGGTGTGTTGATGacggtgatgggtgtgttgatatgatgatgatgggcgtgctgatgatgatgttgggtGTGTTGATGACGATGTTGGgtgttgatgacgatgatgggtgtgttgatgacgatgatgggtgtgttgatgacgatgatgggtgtgttgatgacgatgatgggtgtgttgatgacgatgatgggtgtgttgatgacgatgatgggtgtgttgatgacgatgataagTGTATTAATGACTATATGATGGGTGTGTTGATGACGATGTTGGGTGTGTTGATGACGATGGGTGTGTTGATATAATGTCGAAGATgatggtaattctttacaagaggtCCGCCTCCCCTTCCGCCACTCCagaccccctaccccccaagacaagcttaatt
The DNA window shown above is from Eriocheir sinensis breed Jianghai 21 chromosome 26, ASM2467909v1, whole genome shotgun sequence and carries:
- the LOC127003802 gene encoding uncharacterized protein LOC127003802; its protein translation is MAEERGLTDLENRVKLLEEKIFGPLPKEDEYPEVVSTLASLGGRLGSALGTRDRMMMVMKRLDELERYLDPGYGEGLEVCDSVKLDLVLGREEQLHSYHSHLTTLNSLKHVLDSQHIKDCANLEEELMAVAGHQRETEEQTTQQSTQIKNMLNQYNDIINTLTETFIKMDEIVTKAEIAAIPKKAED